In Candidatus Cetobacterium colombiensis, the DNA window TTCCTTTAGAAGTTGAAACAATAGCGATTCCTAAACCTGATAATACTCTTGGCATATCCTCTACAGAAGAATAAACTCTTCTTCCTGGCTTAGATATTCTCTTGATTCCTTTGATTACTCTTTCTTTTCCGTCATACTTTAAGTATACTCTTATATTCTTTTTATTTCCATCTGTTACAATTTTATAGTTAGAAATATATCCCTCTACTTTTAAAATCTCAGCGATTTTCTCTTTTATGTTAGAGTGAGGAACATCTGTTTTCTCATGCATTACAGCATTTGCATTTCTAACTCTTGTTAACATATCTGCAATTGGATCTGTTAAAAACATCTATTAAATCCTCCTTTCATCAATTACCAAGATGACTTCTTCACACCTGGAATAAGTCCAGCACCTGCTAATTGTCTGAACTTAACTCTCGAAATTCCGAATTCTCTCATGAATCCTCTTGGTCTTCCATCTAATTGACATCTATTTTTCTTTCTAACTTCTGAAGAGTTCTTAGGTAATTTGTTTAGCTCAAACATAGCTTCCATATCTCCCTCGTTGATTCTCTTCTTCAGTTCAGCTCTTTTTTCAGCATATTTGTCGCATAAAGTTGTTCTTTTAACTTCTCTAGCGATCATTGACTTTTTAGCCATTTATTATTAACCTCCTCACTATTTACTTTTTGAAAGGCATTCCGAATGCCTTAAGTAAAGCTCTTCCTTCTTCATCTGTTTTAGCTGAAGATACTATAGTGATAGACATTCCTAAAAGCTTGTCAACTTTATCAAATTCGATCTCAGGGAAAACTAATTGATCTCTTAATCCTAAAGAGTAGTTTCCTCTTCCGTCGAATGAATCCGCTGGAACTCCTTCGAAGTCTCTTACTCTTGGAAGAACTACATTTACTAATCTATCTAGAAAATCGTACATTCTCTCTTTTCTTAAAGTAACTTTTGCACCGATTGGCATTCCTTCTCTTAACTTAAATCCAGCTTCTGATTTTTTTGCTTTTCTTACAACTGGCTTTTGTCCTGTGATTATTGCTAAATCAGCCATTGCAGCATCGATTAACTTAGAGTTTTGAGTTGCCTCTCCTACTCCCATGTTAACAACGATTCTGTCTAATTTTGGACATTCCATAACGTTAGATAATCCTAACTCTTTCATTAAGTTAGTAATTATTGTTTCGTTATATAACTTATGATATCTAGAAACGTATTTAGACACTTACGTTCTCCTCCTCTCTTATAAAGTTTCTCCAGATACTTTAGAGTATCTTACTTTTTTACCGTCCACGAACTTGTATCCAACTCTTGTTGGTTTACCAGCTTTCTCATCAAATAACATTACTTTTGAAGAGAACATTGGAGCTGGTTTAGTTACAACTCCACCTTGTGGGTTTATTTGTGAAGGTTTCATATGTTTTGTAACCATGTTGATGTTCTCAACAACGATCTTTCCTTTTTTAGGGAATACTTTTAAAACCTTACCTGTTTTTCCTTTATCTTTTCCAGATATTACGTAAACTGTATCTCCAGTTTTTACATGTAATGACTCTGGTACAAATTTAATCTTAGGTTTAGCCACGACAATTAGCCTCCTCTCTCAATTATATTACTTCTGGAGCTAGTGAAACTATCTTCATGAAGTCTTTAGCTCTTAATTCTCTTGCAACTGGTCCGAATATTCTTGTTGCTTTTGGGTCATTATTATTATTTAAGATAACAGCTGCGTTATCATCAAATTTAATGTATGATCCATCTTCTCTTCTTAACTCTTTTCTTGTTCTAACAATAACTGCCTTTACTACGTCTCCTTTTTTAACGTTTCCACCAGGTATTGCTTCCTTAACTGATGCCACAACAATGTCACCGATTCTTCCGAATCTTCTTCTAGATCCTCCAAGAACTCTTATAACCATAAGTTTTTTAGCTCCTGAGTTATCAGCAACATTAAGGATAGTTTGTTGTTGTACCATTAAATTATCCTCCTCTCAACAATAATTTGGATTATTATCTAGCTTTCTCTATAATATCAACTAGTCTCCATCTCTTATCTCTAGATAATGGTCTAGTTTCCATGATTCTTACTTTATCTCCAGTTTGAGCTACGTTGTTCTCGTCATGTGCTTTGAACTTCATAGTCTTCTTAACTCTCTTTTTGTAGATTGGGTGTAATGTCATTGTTTCGATAGCAACAACTATCGTCTTGTCCATCTTATCAGAAACAACGA includes these proteins:
- the rpsH gene encoding 30S ribosomal protein S8: MFLTDPIADMLTRVRNANAVMHEKTDVPHSNIKEKIAEILKVEGYISNYKIVTDGNKKNIRVYLKYDGKERVIKGIKRISKPGRRVYSSVEDMPRVLSGLGIAIVSTSKGIVTDRTARRENMGGEILAFVW
- the rpsN gene encoding 30S ribosomal protein S14, whose translation is MAKKSMIAREVKRTTLCDKYAEKRAELKKRINEGDMEAMFELNKLPKNSSEVRKKNRCQLDGRPRGFMREFGISRVKFRQLAGAGLIPGVKKSSW
- the rplE gene encoding 50S ribosomal protein L5 yields the protein MSKYVSRYHKLYNETIITNLMKELGLSNVMECPKLDRIVVNMGVGEATQNSKLIDAAMADLAIITGQKPVVRKAKKSEAGFKLREGMPIGAKVTLRKERMYDFLDRLVNVVLPRVRDFEGVPADSFDGRGNYSLGLRDQLVFPEIEFDKVDKLLGMSITIVSSAKTDEEGRALLKAFGMPFKK
- the rplX gene encoding 50S ribosomal protein L24 translates to MAKPKIKFVPESLHVKTGDTVYVISGKDKGKTGKVLKVFPKKGKIVVENINMVTKHMKPSQINPQGGVVTKPAPMFSSKVMLFDEKAGKPTRVGYKFVDGKKVRYSKVSGETL
- the rplN gene encoding 50S ribosomal protein L14 is translated as MVQQQTILNVADNSGAKKLMVIRVLGGSRRRFGRIGDIVVASVKEAIPGGNVKKGDVVKAVIVRTRKELRREDGSYIKFDDNAAVILNNNNDPKATRIFGPVARELRAKDFMKIVSLAPEVI
- the rpsQ gene encoding 30S ribosomal protein S17; protein product: MRNERKVREGIVVSDKMDKTIVVAIETMTLHPIYKKRVKKTMKFKAHDENNVAQTGDKVRIMETRPLSRDKRWRLVDIIEKAR